From the Chloroflexota bacterium genome, the window CGAGGTCAACATTACCGGCACGCTCAACATTCTCGTCGCCGCGCGCGATGAGGGAGTGCGACGCGTCGTCTACGGCGCGTCGTCGTCCGCGTACGGCAACACGCCGACCTTGCCCAAGGTCGAGACGATGCCGTCCGAGCCGCTCTCGCCGTACGCGGTGTCCAAGCTCACGGGCGAGTTGTACGCGCGCACGTTCACGCAGTTGTACGGACTCTCGACCGTCTCGTTGCGTTATTTCAACGTGTTCGGTCCGCGCCAAGACCCGACAACGCAGTACGCCGGCGTCGTCGCGAAATTTGTGACGTGCGCGCTCGCGGGCAAACCGTACCCGGTGAACGGCGACGGGGAGCAATCGCGCGATTTCACGTACGTCGAAAACGCGGTGCAGGCGAATCTGCTTGCCGCCGACGCGACCATCGAAGGATCGCCGGTCATCAACATTGCGTTCGGACAACGCACGACGCTCAATCAAATCATCGTGATGTTGAACGAATTGACCGGGCAGAACCTCGCGGCGAATTATGGACCCGAACGCCCGGGCGACGTGCGCCACTCGCACGCCGACCTGGGACGCGCGCAACAAATCCTGGGGTATGCGCCGGCGATTGACGTGCGCGAAGGATTGCGGCGAACGCTGGAATGGTATCGGAAACAATAGCGAATGGCGAATGGCGAATGGCGAATAGCAAATGG encodes:
- a CDS encoding SDR family oxidoreductase, giving the protein MQRALVTGGAGFIGSHLVEGLLARGYEVTVLDNLATGRRDNLARVLNQIHLVEGDVRNLTTIHSVMRKVDVVFHLAALPSVARSVKNPLESNEVNITGTLNILVAARDEGVRRVVYGASSSAYGNTPTLPKVETMPSEPLSPYAVSKLTGELYARTFTQLYGLSTVSLRYFNVFGPRQDPTTQYAGVVAKFVTCALAGKPYPVNGDGEQSRDFTYVENAVQANLLAADATIEGSPVINIAFGQRTTLNQIIVMLNELTGQNLAANYGPERPGDVRHSHADLGRAQQILGYAPAIDVREGLRRTLEWYRKQ